Proteins from a genomic interval of Rhizobium rhododendri:
- a CDS encoding VWA domain-containing protein, with translation MTTFRLEKPEEEIRRVGFVLEKQGIHDRIPAQVGLNIDVSGSMKGLYETGVVQSALERVLPVALYFDEDGRIDTWVFSNDEKTASLTPVTASTYDGYVEREITGNPALQRILWGGTDYEPVIRSNLMAYGLLKERNAGGLLGMIFGQKRDSFGEETRSGIPAINYFLTDGVNSDHDKAWRLLSEAEHAESQIYYVMVGIGDEDFVFLREAAKEFPNVGFVSARDLGEFIGGDDAYEKLLPAELCSWLKHEHEGEDDHH, from the coding sequence ATGACGACATTCAGACTCGAGAAGCCCGAAGAAGAGATTCGGAGGGTCGGCTTCGTGCTTGAAAAGCAGGGAATACACGATCGCATTCCCGCGCAGGTTGGACTGAATATCGACGTTTCCGGTTCGATGAAGGGTCTTTATGAGACAGGTGTGGTCCAGTCTGCGCTCGAGCGCGTCCTCCCGGTAGCGCTTTACTTCGACGAAGACGGCCGCATCGACACATGGGTGTTTTCTAACGATGAAAAGACGGCGTCGCTTACGCCGGTAACGGCTTCGACCTACGACGGGTACGTCGAAAGGGAGATAACCGGAAATCCCGCCCTGCAGCGCATTCTTTGGGGCGGCACCGATTACGAACCCGTCATCCGTTCCAACCTCATGGCATACGGTCTGCTCAAGGAGCGAAACGCCGGAGGGCTGCTAGGAATGATCTTCGGGCAGAAGCGGGACAGCTTCGGCGAGGAGACGCGGTCAGGCATTCCGGCGATCAACTACTTCCTGACGGACGGCGTGAATTCGGACCACGACAAGGCCTGGCGGCTGCTTTCGGAGGCAGAGCATGCTGAATCGCAGATCTACTACGTGATGGTCGGCATCGGGGACGAGGACTTCGTGTTCCTGCGGGAAGCCGCGAAGGAATTTCCAAACGTTGGCTTCGTCAGCGCCAGGGACCTTGGGGAATTCATCGGCGGAGACGACGCCTATGAGAAGCTATTGCCCGCCGAGCTGTGCTCATGGCTCAAGCATGAGCATGAGGGCGAGGACGACCATCACTGA
- a CDS encoding TerD family protein → MATFNLSKGQSFQIEKAMELVHSGLVWDPPEGSAPAFDLDVHCFALVHPGGDPSRARLYNDGSHALCYAFVRGPSNVEGSLKKNPDGSFQTEDGSMWHERDDRTGRGGSPAKHDDDDGDKKEGHHGEGFREEFKIVLGDLPAEVAELAVWSTIHDAERKRQDFGKVKNAYIEVCDAMDDELCRYQLTSEFAGMTTIQVASFLKQGDGSWKFHAVGAGSNAGLGEVINAYLA, encoded by the coding sequence ATGGCCACGTTCAACCTCTCGAAGGGGCAGTCTTTTCAAATAGAAAAAGCAATGGAGCTGGTTCACTCCGGTCTTGTCTGGGATCCGCCGGAGGGCTCCGCCCCTGCCTTCGACCTTGACGTCCATTGCTTCGCCCTCGTGCATCCGGGCGGTGATCCTTCGCGCGCGCGTCTCTACAACGACGGCTCGCATGCGCTTTGCTACGCTTTCGTGCGCGGCCCGTCGAACGTCGAAGGTTCGCTGAAGAAGAACCCCGACGGCTCCTTCCAGACCGAAGACGGATCGATGTGGCACGAGCGCGACGATCGGACAGGCCGCGGTGGGAGTCCCGCGAAGCATGACGATGATGACGGCGACAAGAAGGAAGGCCACCACGGCGAAGGCTTCCGCGAGGAGTTCAAGATTGTGCTCGGCGATCTCCCGGCCGAGGTCGCCGAACTGGCCGTCTGGTCGACGATCCACGACGCGGAGCGCAAGAGACAGGACTTCGGCAAGGTAAAGAACGCCTATATCGAGGTGTGCGACGCGATGGACGACGAACTCTGCCGCTATCAGCTCACGTCGGAATTCGCAGGGATGACGACCATACAGGTAGCCTCCTTCCTGAAGCAGGGTGACGGGTCGTGGAAGTTCCACGCGGTCGGAGCGGGCTCGAACGCCGGGCTGGGCGAAGTCATCAACGCCTATCTGGCCTAA
- the ugpE gene encoding sn-glycerol-3-phosphate ABC transporter permease UgpE, producing the protein MIEKRPIANLVGHLMLILGIIIVAFPIYYTFVASTMTSAEILKPPISLLPGSHFLENYGDALSGGVEKVVGVSLERMLWNTIVVSVVIAAGKIVISFLSAYAIVFFRFPLRMVFFWMIFITLMLPVEVRILPTYKVVVDLGMIDSYAGLTLPLMASATATFLFRQFFLTIPGELLEAARIDNAGPFRFMRDILLPLSSTNIAALFVILFIYGWTQYLWPLLVTNDAQMTTIIIGLRKMVDFTDASTPWNLVMVTAILAIIPPILVVVLMQRWFVKGLVETEK; encoded by the coding sequence ATGATCGAAAAACGTCCCATCGCCAATCTTGTCGGGCACCTGATGCTGATCCTTGGCATTATCATTGTCGCCTTTCCGATCTATTACACCTTCGTCGCATCAACGATGACATCTGCGGAAATCTTGAAACCTCCGATATCGCTGCTGCCCGGCAGTCACTTCCTGGAGAACTATGGCGACGCTCTTTCGGGCGGCGTCGAGAAAGTGGTTGGCGTCAGCCTGGAGCGAATGCTCTGGAACACTATCGTCGTCTCGGTCGTGATTGCCGCAGGTAAGATCGTCATCTCATTCCTGTCAGCCTACGCCATCGTGTTCTTTCGCTTCCCGCTTCGCATGGTGTTTTTCTGGATGATCTTCATCACGTTGATGTTGCCGGTCGAGGTCCGCATCCTGCCGACCTACAAAGTGGTCGTCGATCTCGGAATGATCGATAGCTATGCCGGCCTTACCTTGCCGTTGATGGCGTCGGCCACTGCGACCTTCCTGTTTCGTCAGTTCTTCCTCACGATCCCCGGCGAACTGCTCGAGGCCGCGCGGATCGACAATGCCGGGCCGTTCCGCTTCATGCGGGATATTCTGCTTCCGCTATCGAGCACCAACATCGCAGCCCTCTTCGTCATCCTGTTCATCTATGGCTGGACGCAGTATCTCTGGCCGCTCCTGGTCACAAACGACGCCCAGATGACCACGATCATCATCGGACTGCGAAAGATGGTCGATTTCACCGACGCATCGACACCGTGGAACCTCGTCATGGTGACAGCGATTCTGGCAATCATTCCCCCCATACTCGTCGTGGTGCTGATGCAGCGCTGGTTCGTCAAAGGGCTCGTGGAGACTGAGAAGTAA
- a CDS encoding DUF4139 domain-containing protein, whose product MSVSIATLSAFFLSLAASTAFAGTSDPVKSVTLSSGGLAEIVRSATVGQNAWINIDVPLDQVDDILKSIIVRDNKGHVKSLSLAGPTPVDETFKTLPFKPSDLTSLPALLNSIHGSRIQAGEQQGVVLGVTEIPGNAQTQLSWQLSFLRDDGAISMVPIPGTQITIIDPAIQEKLKSAMAVISKASADNARTISIQLDGPASRNVYISYVVPAPIWKTSYRLVPGQDGTVRLQAWAIFENASGEDWNGVGITLSSGKPVTLRQRLHSLFWKQRTEVSVDTTSVAVYQAMAAKPLARKSIPAMAIAAPPPAPMMEKSSDASMAEPADPVLTEEGSVTSTFALAGTYDVRNGDTLSVPILDQGVKAEMVSLYQAEAGGEHPTAAAMIDNDSGISLPPGIVTVYDGKQGYVGDAKTMGLPTGQKQAVSFALDQKVSITSQPRSETTITQIKVADGIIKTSSMTREDTVYRIVGASDASRVVLIEQIKRPGWTFKADGMTDDTSTKDRIKTVVKAGETKVVTSTLSIVNQESFALADAGSDELTQWQDAAIDPAMREKLDDLVKAKAAQDAARKTLEELNQQFALVEADQQRARSNLQSVGSGDTKTRFEKLLNGTEDKLEKIELARAEQRKVAQTADAKVAAIIRSF is encoded by the coding sequence ATGTCTGTTTCGATCGCGACTTTGTCAGCGTTTTTCCTGTCCCTCGCAGCCTCAACCGCATTTGCCGGGACCAGCGACCCGGTCAAGTCCGTCACCCTATCTTCTGGCGGCTTGGCAGAGATCGTTCGTTCTGCCACCGTCGGTCAGAATGCCTGGATCAACATCGACGTCCCGCTGGACCAGGTTGACGACATCCTCAAGAGCATCATCGTTCGCGACAACAAAGGCCACGTCAAGAGCTTGTCCCTGGCTGGCCCTACTCCGGTCGATGAGACCTTTAAAACGCTGCCGTTCAAGCCATCCGACCTGACGTCCCTGCCGGCACTGTTAAATTCGATCCACGGCAGTCGCATCCAGGCCGGTGAGCAGCAAGGTGTTGTGCTCGGCGTTACTGAAATCCCAGGCAATGCCCAGACGCAACTGAGTTGGCAGCTGTCATTCCTGCGCGACGACGGCGCGATCTCGATGGTCCCGATTCCGGGAACCCAGATCACGATCATCGATCCGGCCATTCAGGAAAAGCTCAAAAGCGCGATGGCCGTCATCTCGAAAGCAAGCGCCGATAATGCTCGGACTATCAGTATCCAGCTGGACGGACCGGCGAGCCGCAATGTCTATATTTCCTATGTCGTTCCCGCTCCGATCTGGAAGACATCCTACAGGTTGGTTCCCGGCCAGGATGGTACAGTCCGGCTGCAGGCGTGGGCCATCTTCGAGAATGCCTCGGGCGAAGACTGGAATGGCGTCGGAATCACCCTGTCATCCGGCAAGCCGGTCACGCTGAGGCAGCGGCTGCATAGCCTGTTTTGGAAGCAGCGCACGGAGGTATCCGTCGACACCACCTCTGTGGCCGTCTATCAGGCCATGGCGGCCAAACCACTGGCCAGGAAAAGTATTCCAGCGATGGCCATAGCGGCACCGCCTCCGGCGCCAATGATGGAAAAGAGCAGCGACGCCTCGATGGCAGAACCGGCTGATCCCGTCCTGACGGAGGAGGGCTCTGTCACCTCGACCTTCGCGCTCGCGGGCACTTACGACGTCAGGAATGGCGACACGCTGTCCGTTCCGATCCTGGACCAAGGCGTGAAGGCGGAGATGGTGTCACTTTACCAGGCTGAAGCGGGGGGTGAGCACCCGACCGCCGCCGCCATGATCGACAACGACAGCGGCATCAGCCTGCCTCCGGGCATCGTGACCGTTTATGACGGCAAACAAGGATATGTCGGTGACGCTAAGACCATGGGACTGCCGACAGGGCAGAAGCAGGCCGTCAGCTTCGCACTCGACCAGAAGGTCTCCATCACTTCACAACCCCGGTCCGAAACGACGATCACCCAGATCAAGGTGGCCGATGGCATCATCAAAACCTCGTCGATGACCCGCGAGGATACGGTCTACAGGATCGTGGGTGCCAGTGACGCATCAAGAGTTGTGCTGATCGAGCAAATCAAGCGGCCGGGCTGGACCTTCAAAGCGGACGGCATGACTGATGACACATCCACAAAGGACCGCATCAAGACGGTTGTGAAGGCAGGAGAAACCAAAGTGGTGACGTCCACGCTGTCAATCGTCAATCAGGAAAGCTTTGCCTTGGCGGATGCTGGATCGGATGAATTGACCCAGTGGCAGGACGCAGCCATCGACCCTGCGATGCGGGAAAAACTCGATGACCTCGTGAAGGCGAAGGCTGCGCAGGATGCGGCAAGGAAGACGCTTGAGGAACTGAACCAGCAGTTCGCGCTGGTTGAGGCGGATCAGCAGCGGGCCAGGTCCAATCTGCAATCGGTTGGCAGCGGCGACACCAAGACAAGGTTCGAGAAGCTGCTGAACGGAACGGAGGACAAGCTGGAGAAGATCGAGCTAGCTCGGGCTGAACAGCGAAAAGTCGCCCAAACCGCAGACGCGAAGGTTGCGGCCATTATCAGATCATTTTGA
- a CDS encoding toxic anion resistance protein, with protein MAISDDLPTATGTQNQIAFPAGWPLATVKVTLPAERVAEAEVIADRSALDAMEASTLVTFGQEAVLGFGAKLDAILDQITKAQSPVLFELFRTIRDGVKGADLETLEADIREKLKGGFIERLLNAIGLGDPAERLKRVSDEVRGMLQSKAKSLSDLVKPMEAKVEEESAKLVGEVSRMSQLADAYRESIIALGVFVTAGRRIVETAEANLDRLTREAATGDPLLVQTARDHAQKLDIFRNRLLVLETAYAKAPADLDSIGIARGAALATLAETVSAANAEFNDIKSVLIRLHVLFQMQSIQQMNDMRRQLRSSLQKYGMNVLEDVSVNAARASGENRLEDAELVLGTAQRLRAIADKVVAEGDKNKQRFAEARSKLEQARALVTDRPI; from the coding sequence ATGGCCATTTCCGACGACCTTCCAACAGCGACAGGCACGCAGAACCAGATCGCATTCCCGGCAGGCTGGCCGCTTGCCACCGTCAAGGTGACGCTTCCCGCGGAACGGGTGGCCGAGGCCGAAGTCATCGCGGACCGGTCTGCCTTGGATGCGATGGAGGCCAGCACCCTTGTGACGTTCGGCCAGGAGGCGGTCTTGGGGTTCGGCGCCAAGCTCGACGCGATCCTCGATCAGATCACAAAGGCGCAGTCTCCCGTACTCTTCGAACTGTTCCGGACGATCCGCGACGGGGTCAAGGGGGCCGATCTCGAGACCCTGGAGGCAGACATCCGTGAAAAGCTCAAGGGCGGCTTCATCGAGAGGCTCCTCAACGCCATAGGCCTTGGGGATCCCGCAGAGAGGTTGAAGCGGGTGTCGGACGAGGTCCGCGGGATGCTTCAGAGTAAGGCGAAGTCCCTCTCCGACCTGGTAAAGCCCATGGAGGCGAAGGTTGAAGAGGAGAGCGCTAAGCTCGTTGGCGAAGTCTCCCGCATGAGCCAGCTCGCGGATGCCTACAGGGAATCGATCATAGCGCTGGGCGTTTTCGTGACGGCGGGACGCAGGATTGTCGAGACGGCCGAGGCCAACTTGGACCGGCTGACCCGCGAAGCTGCAACAGGCGACCCTCTTCTCGTCCAGACGGCGAGAGATCATGCCCAGAAGCTCGACATCTTCCGCAACCGCCTCCTCGTTCTCGAGACTGCCTACGCCAAGGCACCCGCCGACCTAGACTCGATCGGGATTGCCCGTGGGGCGGCACTGGCAACACTGGCGGAGACGGTCTCTGCGGCGAATGCAGAATTCAACGACATCAAGTCCGTCCTCATCCGGCTCCATGTTCTTTTCCAGATGCAATCGATCCAGCAGATGAACGACATGCGCCGCCAACTCAGGTCTTCGCTTCAGAAATACGGTATGAACGTCCTCGAGGACGTTTCGGTGAACGCCGCCCGCGCGTCCGGCGAGAACCGTCTGGAGGATGCAGAGCTGGTGCTGGGCACGGCGCAGCGTCTTCGCGCGATCGCCGACAAGGTCGTCGCCGAGGGAGACAAGAACAAACAAAGATTTGCCGAGGCGCGCTCGAAGCTCGAGCAGGCGCGCGCGCTCGTCACCGACAGACCGATCTGA
- a CDS encoding transporter substrate-binding domain-containing protein, which produces MNFIKILLGFVCLTSLGCLFAAGVGLAGETSDSKSIRIAVEGAFPPFNYVDSNNQLQGFDVDIGKALCKVAELKCEFVVQEWTTMIPDLLADRFDAIVSSMSMSAERRKSVAFTQKYYDSPSVFIVRKGSNIAGTGMEDLKKLRLGVTAATSQEAYARRFYAGVSTTEFHASPDLYKALVDGSVDIIIEDKLAIYDWLANTKAGSCCEYKGSDIKNTEYFGDGAGIAVRPSDTELLKKLNSAIEVIEADDTYDTINAKYFPFSIR; this is translated from the coding sequence ATGAATTTTATAAAAATCTTACTGGGATTTGTGTGTCTGACGTCGCTCGGATGTCTATTCGCCGCGGGCGTTGGCCTCGCTGGAGAAACTTCAGATTCCAAAAGCATCAGGATCGCCGTTGAGGGGGCGTTTCCGCCGTTCAACTATGTCGATTCCAACAATCAACTCCAAGGTTTCGATGTCGATATTGGAAAAGCGCTTTGCAAGGTTGCGGAGTTGAAGTGTGAGTTTGTTGTGCAAGAATGGACAACCATGATCCCTGATTTGCTAGCGGATCGCTTTGACGCAATTGTCTCGTCCATGTCGATGAGCGCGGAAAGACGAAAAAGCGTTGCATTCACCCAGAAGTACTATGACAGCCCATCGGTATTCATCGTTAGAAAAGGGAGCAATATTGCGGGTACAGGCATGGAGGACTTAAAGAAGCTCCGGCTAGGCGTGACGGCAGCCACTTCACAAGAAGCTTATGCGAGACGGTTTTACGCGGGTGTGTCTACTACTGAGTTTCATGCATCGCCAGACCTTTATAAAGCGCTTGTCGATGGAAGTGTGGATATAATTATTGAGGATAAACTGGCAATCTACGATTGGCTGGCAAACACAAAAGCAGGTAGTTGCTGCGAGTATAAAGGATCCGATATAAAGAATACGGAGTATTTTGGCGATGGCGCGGGGATTGCGGTGCGCCCTTCCGACACGGAACTGCTGAAAAAATTGAATTCTGCGATTGAGGTAATCGAAGCGGACGATACGTACGATACTATTAATGCCAAATACTTCCCGTTCAGCATACGCTAA
- a CDS encoding putative bifunctional diguanylate cyclase/phosphodiesterase, translated as MLGNSIQNLFTYRVTRTSSGSILILLAVSALGILALVFLAAVWAGSESDAAALDRQRQLVTGRLSDQVTRVSQEMQLIGAGYASFLIGDTVLAKGDTGLPSEGRKPASAETFGRIATTAFGFNAAFLTTAKGELALTSDPEATRRFKWVRPLLQPLVVDLEKRLVQHDPLTASGRVGLMRLEGRPSVVGVIPVVSSTTARDEEGEHLYLLVVRFLDGVTLDTLSREQGLAGARYARSADQDSTEVAFEIDATATGEPIGFIIWKPDLPGSRVLGRLIPVLSIAGLIIAGSFFALMGRLRGSLNELSASEHHAKHLSLHDVLTGLPNRALFTSRFEACLASMKADRSTAVIALIDLDRFKQVNDTYGHATGDELLLAVVARISNLITSSDTLARVGGDEFALLMPKRGGDADHQIVFCEKIIRALSDPFQLRGGDIVVRVGGSIGVTTFDDDRQTLDEFLRRADVALYQAKTAGRGRAVAYDHSMDSIVEAREALKRDLRLVLEGSSSASVESGRPDIDKGNLEVYFQGVYRSDQICELSSAEALVRWNHPTHGLLTPDKFISIAEEAGIINQLGAWVLREAAEAASNWPTEISIAVNVSPSQMRHPEFDRHVLEILAVTGLSPSRLELELTEATLFNINENALAALTRLRAHGVRIALDDFGTGFSSLSHVIQFNIDRIKIDRSFVRLLGTRAEGAAIISAIVGLSRTLGKETTAEGVETQGQRDFLIAVGCTDLQGFLFSRPEPLSDFRSRIIHPIHKVAAPLG; from the coding sequence GTGCTTGGCAATTCGATCCAAAATCTATTTACTTATAGAGTGACGCGAACATCATCTGGATCGATATTGATTCTGCTCGCTGTTAGCGCGCTCGGGATCCTTGCGCTAGTATTCTTGGCTGCCGTTTGGGCCGGTTCGGAAAGCGATGCTGCAGCCCTTGATCGTCAGCGGCAACTTGTCACTGGCCGTTTGAGTGATCAGGTGACGCGTGTCTCTCAAGAAATGCAACTGATAGGCGCTGGCTACGCTTCCTTTTTGATTGGCGATACGGTTTTAGCGAAGGGCGATACTGGTCTTCCAAGCGAAGGCCGTAAACCCGCATCTGCAGAAACCTTCGGAAGGATTGCTACGACAGCCTTTGGTTTCAATGCCGCTTTTCTAACTACCGCCAAGGGAGAGCTTGCCCTCACCTCGGACCCAGAAGCAACGCGCCGTTTCAAGTGGGTCAGGCCGCTGCTCCAACCGCTTGTCGTCGATCTGGAAAAACGGTTGGTGCAACATGATCCGCTAACTGCCTCTGGACGCGTTGGTTTGATGCGACTTGAGGGCCGCCCTTCTGTCGTGGGCGTGATCCCTGTAGTAAGTTCGACGACCGCCAGGGATGAAGAAGGAGAACATTTATATCTCTTGGTCGTTCGTTTCCTCGATGGCGTTACGCTCGACACCCTCAGTCGCGAACAAGGCTTGGCCGGCGCCCGGTACGCGCGTAGTGCGGATCAGGATTCCACTGAAGTTGCTTTTGAAATAGATGCGACGGCAACAGGTGAACCTATAGGCTTCATCATTTGGAAGCCCGACTTGCCAGGTTCAAGAGTTCTAGGACGCCTGATCCCTGTACTCTCCATTGCGGGATTGATTATCGCAGGTTCGTTTTTTGCATTGATGGGGCGCTTGCGCGGAAGCCTGAATGAGTTGAGTGCTAGCGAGCACCATGCAAAACATCTCTCGCTTCACGACGTGTTGACCGGACTTCCCAATCGAGCTTTGTTCACCTCTCGCTTTGAGGCGTGTCTTGCCTCGATGAAGGCCGATCGTAGCACCGCTGTTATCGCACTCATCGATTTGGACAGATTCAAACAAGTAAATGATACATACGGACATGCCACCGGTGACGAACTTCTGCTTGCGGTCGTCGCAAGGATTTCCAACCTGATAACTTCGAGTGACACCCTCGCCCGTGTTGGCGGAGACGAGTTTGCGTTGCTAATGCCTAAGCGTGGAGGAGATGCTGATCATCAGATCGTCTTTTGTGAAAAAATCATCAGGGCCTTGAGTGATCCCTTTCAGCTTCGCGGCGGCGACATCGTTGTTCGCGTAGGAGGCTCGATTGGCGTCACGACATTCGATGATGACAGACAGACGCTCGATGAGTTCCTTCGCCGCGCAGACGTTGCGCTTTACCAGGCGAAGACGGCCGGTCGAGGCAGAGCTGTTGCCTATGATCATTCAATGGACAGCATAGTCGAGGCACGGGAGGCTCTCAAAAGGGATCTGCGTCTCGTCCTGGAAGGCAGTTCGTCTGCCTCCGTGGAAAGCGGCCGGCCAGACATCGATAAGGGCAATCTGGAGGTTTATTTTCAGGGAGTGTATCGTTCCGACCAAATTTGCGAGCTTTCAAGCGCCGAGGCGCTCGTCCGGTGGAACCACCCGACGCATGGGCTGCTAACGCCTGATAAATTCATTTCGATTGCTGAGGAAGCCGGTATTATCAATCAGCTCGGCGCATGGGTCTTGAGAGAGGCGGCTGAAGCTGCATCAAACTGGCCAACAGAGATATCTATCGCAGTCAACGTTTCGCCTTCGCAAATGCGGCATCCCGAATTTGATCGTCATGTGCTTGAAATACTCGCGGTGACAGGGTTATCTCCATCCCGGCTGGAACTAGAGTTGACAGAAGCAACACTGTTCAACATCAACGAGAACGCTTTGGCCGCGCTAACACGGCTACGGGCTCACGGTGTTCGTATCGCCCTCGACGATTTCGGCACAGGGTTCTCGTCACTCAGCCACGTCATTCAATTTAACATCGACAGAATTAAAATCGATAGATCTTTTGTCAGGCTACTCGGCACGCGCGCCGAGGGTGCGGCTATCATATCCGCGATCGTCGGCCTGAGCCGTACATTGGGCAAGGAGACTACAGCGGAAGGTGTCGAAACTCAGGGTCAACGTGACTTCTTGATCGCAGTGGGCTGCACCGATTTGCAAGGTTTTTTGTTTTCTAGACCTGAGCCCTTGAGTGACTTTAGATCACGGATAATACATCCCATACATAAGGTTGCTGCTCCCCTCGGCTGA
- a CDS encoding FitA-like ribbon-helix-helix domain-containing protein has translation MPAVTSRNLSDETHHALRVRAAHHGRSTEAEIRAIIEAAVRPSERLKLGSLLAAIGRDTGLANGDVEALQKSRDNGPAEPMIFE, from the coding sequence ATGCCTGCTGTCACTAGTCGAAATCTGTCTGACGAAACGCATCATGCCCTACGGGTGCGGGCGGCTCATCATGGCCGAAGCACTGAAGCCGAGATCCGTGCTATCATAGAGGCCGCCGTACGTCCCTCTGAGCGCCTTAAACTTGGTTCTCTCCTAGCTGCGATTGGTCGTGATACCGGGCTTGCTAATGGCGATGTTGAGGCACTGCAGAAAAGTCGCGATAACGGACCTGCTGAACCGATGATTTTCGAATGA
- a CDS encoding sn-glycerol-3-phosphate import ATP-binding protein UgpC produces MAAITLKNVRKTYGKTIEAISGVSLEIGDGEFVVLVGPSGCGKSTLLRMIAGLESISSGEISIGGRVVNELEPSERDIAMVFQNYALYPHMTVRQNLAYGLKNRNMPKAEIDSRIQKAASSLEIETFLERKPRQLSGGQRQRVAMGRAIVREPAAFLFDEPLSNLDAKLRVQMRVEIKSLQFSLKTTSVYVTHDQMEAMTLADRLVVLNAGRIEQVGSPIELYEKPATTFVATFIGSPSMNLLNCVPENPDFRLGDRLAAKQVTTIGIRPEDFLVTDAEGQQAFRAKVRVLAVELVGAESYVHAVLPDRQAITFRVPGRSAVRINDEVVIAAPETALHFFDHQGKRCETLS; encoded by the coding sequence ATGGCTGCAATCACCCTCAAGAATGTCCGCAAGACCTATGGCAAGACTATCGAGGCCATCTCCGGCGTTTCGCTGGAGATCGGGGACGGCGAATTCGTTGTTCTGGTCGGCCCGTCGGGCTGCGGGAAATCGACGCTGCTGCGAATGATTGCCGGCCTGGAGAGCATATCCTCAGGCGAGATCTCTATCGGCGGCCGTGTCGTCAACGAACTCGAGCCCTCCGAGCGCGACATCGCCATGGTCTTCCAGAACTACGCGCTCTATCCGCATATGACGGTGCGCCAGAACCTCGCCTATGGGTTAAAGAACCGCAATATGCCCAAGGCCGAAATCGATAGCCGCATCCAAAAGGCCGCATCATCGCTGGAGATTGAGACTTTTCTCGAAAGAAAGCCGCGGCAACTATCCGGCGGCCAGCGTCAACGTGTTGCCATGGGCCGGGCAATCGTGAGAGAGCCGGCAGCCTTCCTGTTCGACGAACCGCTATCGAACCTGGATGCAAAGCTGCGCGTCCAGATGCGTGTCGAGATTAAGAGCCTGCAGTTCTCGCTAAAAACGACGAGTGTCTATGTCACGCATGACCAGATGGAAGCGATGACGTTGGCAGATCGGCTGGTCGTGCTCAACGCCGGCCGGATCGAGCAGGTGGGTTCGCCCATCGAGCTTTACGAGAAGCCTGCCACGACCTTCGTTGCCACCTTTATAGGCTCTCCATCAATGAACCTCCTGAACTGCGTCCCGGAAAATCCGGACTTCCGTCTTGGAGATAGGCTCGCAGCCAAGCAGGTCACAACGATTGGCATCAGGCCGGAAGATTTCTTGGTGACCGATGCTGAAGGCCAACAAGCGTTTCGTGCGAAGGTTCGCGTCCTTGCGGTCGAGCTGGTCGGGGCGGAAAGCTACGTTCATGCAGTCTTGCCAGACCGTCAGGCAATCACGTTCCGTGTACCGGGACGTTCCGCCGTCAGGATCAACGATGAAGTCGTGATCGCGGCCCCGGAGACGGCCCTTCACTTCTTTGACCACCAGGGAAAGCGTTGCGAGACGTTATCCTGA